The segment GGGCTGAGTGGAAAACATCCCTCTCCCAGCACGTCCCTCCTCCTGTTTGTCTTTTTCAGTCCCAAACTCCTGGCCTATCATAGGTACTCTGAAAAATTCCCCCTGGGGAGCCTTTTGCTGTTGTCCTGGTTGCCACACCCTGTTCTTTTGGCCTGacaccagctcctgcctttctgTGATGTTTGCAGGGACAAGCCACTTTGTTAGAGATCCCAGGGCGGTGCCAGGTTTCCCCCCAGTTCATGGCACCATGCTGCAGCTTTGCTagagctgggccaggctcaATGGACTGCgcagctgcagtgctgtcatccctggggctggagtATTTTCATAACACTTCTGCAAGAGGCTTTCCCTTCACCCACGGACCTGCCAAAATCTTTGGGCCAAAAGAGCTGACTAAGTTTGGCAAGTGTCCACAGAGGCATATAGAGAGACACTGCCAAAATGCAATAGTAGAGAAGGGGAAAATCCCTGAGTGTAACCCagggggatgggatgggatgggattggattTGGTGGGATGGGGTCTTTAACTTGTGTGCATTTTACTTGAGGTGCCATACAGCACAAAGTTAATCAGCATCTGAAATCTACTGATAATGCTGCCTCCATTGCCCAATCCAACAGAGTGATTCCCAGTGCTGGAAAGGGTCTGGTGGGAATGGATATGAAGGCACTGCAAGGAAGCGAGCTGAATTCAGGATGTTGCTGCTAGCCCTGCCACCATTAGGCAGGTGGGGAATGATGACACAGGGGGGAAGTTTGCGTTCAAATGAGATGGGAAATGAGCCCAGGGAGGCGGATGGGTGGGATCAGGGATTAATGCAgatgtccctgcagcagggcagtggcGAGGCCTCACCTCAGCAGGGGCATCTTTGGGGACAGAAGGTGTAGCAAGGACAGACTCTAAGAAAAGGTAGCAACAGctgatgattttaaaattttattctcGGCTGGGAGGCAGGTTTTTCTTGCATTGTTGGGGGTTAGGCTGCAGCCAGACCATCCCATCATGGGCCTGGTGAAGACACAGCCtcacagggaggggacaagCTCGGCAGGATCTTTCCTTTTGTGGTGCGTTTGCGTGTGAAGACATTTCTGCCCACCCTGTGAGAAGATGAGAGTTCTGCTAGGATGACCCACAGACACTGCCCACTCAGAGCTGCCAGCGGTCGCAGCAGTGATGGGGTGTCCCCGAATTCCCCCCAAGTTTCCTCAAGTGAGGACCCCTCTGTGGGATTAGTGTCTCCCATATCCCCCCACTACCTCGTGGCTTTCCAGTCCTCCTCAAGGGACCCGACAGCTTCACGCAGCAGCCACATGGTGCTCAGCGTCTCCTTTCCACCTGCATCCACAAAGCATTGCCCCACGAAGGCGGTGGTGGCATCTGGGGGGAAGCACTTATTGGGAGATCCGTGGGGAAACTGGCTTCTTCCCCTCCCCCATGTCCTCCCAGACACAGCTGtgttcctgttcctgctccaaTGGCCACACAACCACCAAACCCATGCTGGGGggctcctcccttccctgtggCTCCTTCAGGTAAGGCAGGATTTGTAGCATCACATCCCAGTTGTGCTAACACGGTCTGGACACACCGTGGATGCCCCAAGGATGCTGGGTGAGGAGAGGCTCCCCTGTTCAAGCCCAGCATTGCCCCTTAGCACcatgctgtgcagctgtggctgcttaGCTGCACCAGAGCATCACCCAGCTGAACTCCTGGCGAAAGAAAATTCCTGCTGGCTGCAAGCATGGCTTCCATTGACTCTGCTGTAccatccccaggtgtcccagcacTTACTGGAGAACTTGTCCCAGCGGACAGTGAAGGCAAAGGTGGGCCAGCCCTCCCctccaagctgctgctgggcaccccTCAGGGGGGAGACTTGGGCACAGCCTCCAGAGACGGTGACTCGTGTGAGGTATTGTCCATGGAAGTCCCCATTGTCCCTCAGCATCGAAATCTCCATCAGTGAGTCCTGGTCATTCCTCCAGAGTCCGctgagctggcactgagggAACACAGCCACATCCTCTCTGTGCCCCCACATGCAGAGggaccccatccctgctgct is part of the Camarhynchus parvulus chromosome Z, STF_HiC, whole genome shotgun sequence genome and harbors:
- the LOC115915616 gene encoding avidin-like; translation: MGGGAFILVLALAVALAKSAAPAERKCQLSGLWRNDQDSLMEISMLRDNGDFHGQYLTRVTVSGGCAQVSPLRGAQQQLGGEGWPTFAFTVRWDKFSNATTAFVGQCFVDAGGKETLSTMWLLREAVGSLEEDWKATRVGRNVFTRKRTTKGKILPSLSPPCEAVSSPGP